The Oryzias melastigma strain HK-1 linkage group LG13, ASM292280v2, whole genome shotgun sequence genome window below encodes:
- the coq8b gene encoding atypical kinase COQ8B, mitochondrial isoform X1, whose product MMLAEVLQVLRGAGKVGSALMLTQGEQLRLMACNSSLAAGVKAAQDAAEGAMAALFGTASQNSIKEDVFPDAEGWENMDPEEAAKWAVGSEFPPDPAEHNWTKPESTTRMHTGAHPDEQSPAGGSGWPRSSSRFLHSGTSLQRFYNSSRSVHNTVVTKLTPEDMKKAREAKQALVKPVRQKLSVHAKERKVPATRISRLVNFGGLAVGLGIGAIAEVAKQSLGGKQKGEGNALLDSAFLSEANAERIVNTLCKVRGAALKIGQMLSIQDNSFINPQLQKIFERVRQSADFMPTWQMTKVLEEELGPGWREKLASFEDKPFAAASIGQVHHGMLKDGREIAMKIQYPGVAESIQSDIDNLMSVLKMSVVLPEGLFADSSLEVLQRELAWECDYKREAECAKKFRSLLEGDPYFQVPEVIDELSGRRVLAMELVQGVPLDRCVDLDQETRNQICFQILQLCLRELFEFRFMQTDPNWSNFFYNSETNKVILLDFGACRSYPEFFTDDYIQVVYAASVGDRDTVLSKSKDLKFLTGLETKAFKDAHVEAVMILGEAFASTEAFDFGSQSTTHRIQNLIPIMLRHRLTPPPEETYSLHRKMAGSFLICSKLKARIPCKDMFLDVYKAYTQKRQAEQLQQARV is encoded by the exons A TGATGCTGGCAGAGGTCCTGCAGGTGCTCCGCGGGGCGGGAAAGGTGGGCTCCGCTCTGATGCTGACCCAAGGGGAGCAGCTCCGCCTGATGGCGTGCAACTCCTCCCTGGCTGCAGGGGTCAAAGCTGCCCAGGACGCAGCCGAAGGCGCCATGGCCGCTTTGTTTGGCACCGCCAGCCAG AATTCCATTAAGGAGGATGTTTTTCCTGATGCTGAAGGCTGGGAAAACATGGATCCTGAGGAAGCGGCCAAATGGGCGGTTGGATCCGAGTTCCCTCCTGATCCTGCAGAACACAACTGGACCAAACCTGAGTCTACAACCAGGATGCACACAG GGGCTCATCCTGACGAGCAGTCACCGGCGGGGGGGTCAGGCTGGCCGCGCTCCTCCAGTCGCTTCTTGCACAGCGGCACCAGCCTGCAGAGGTTCTACAACAGTAGTCGGTCTGTGCATAACACGGTGGTGACCAAGCTGACGCCAGAGGACATGAAGAAAGCCAGAGAGGCGAAGCAGGCCCTAGTTAAACCGGTCAGACAGAAG CTGAGCGTCCACGCTAAAGAGAGGAAGGTCCCTGCAACGAGGATCAGCCGACTTGTTAATTTTGGCG GGCTTGCTGTTGGATTGGGAATTGGCGCCATTGCAGAAGTAGCAAAGCAGTCCttaggaggaaaacaaaaaggag AAGGGAATGCGTTATTGGACTCAGCCTTCCTGTCTGAAGCCAACGCCGAAAGGATTGTCAACACACTCTGTAAAGTTCGTGGAGCTGCGCTCAAAATAGGCCAGATGCTCAGCATACAAG ACAACTCCTTCATCAACCctcagctgcagaagatctttgaGAGGGTGCGGCAGAGCGCAGACTTTATGCCCACCTGGCAAATGACG AAGGTTCTGGAGGAGGAGCTCGGACCAGGCTGGAGAGAGAAGCTCGCGTCCTTTGAGGACAAACCTTTTGCTGCAGCTTCCATTGGCCAGGTGCATCACGGCATGTTGAAAGATGGACGAGAAATTGCCATGAAGATCCAG TACCCCGGAGTGGCAGAGAGCATCCAGAGCGACATAGACAATCTGATGTCGGTGCTGAAGATGAGCGTGGTTCTGCCAGAAG GTCTGTTTGCAGACAGTAGTCTGGAGGTCCTGCAGAGAGAGCTGGCCTGGGAGTGCGACTATAAGAGGGAAGCAGAATGTGCCAAGAAGTTCAG GTCCCTGCTGGAAGGAGACCCGTATTTCCAAGTCCCAGAGGTCATCGATGAGCTGTCGGGGCGCCGGGTTCTGGCCATGGAGCTAGTCCAAGGGGTTCCACTGGACCGCTGTGTGGATCTGGATCAGGAAACGAGGAACCAG ATCTGTTTCCAAATCCTTCAGCTGTGTCTGAGGGAGCTCTTCGAGTTCAGGTTCATGCAGACGGATCCAAACTGGTCCAACTTCTTCTACAATTCAGAAACAAACAAG GTCATTCTCTTAGACTTTGGAGCATGCAGAAGCTACCCAGAGTTCTTCACAGATGACTACATCCAG GTGGTGTATGCAGCCTCTGTTGGCGATCGGGACACTGTCCTCTCCAAATCCAAGGACCTGAAGTTCCTCACAGGTTTGGAGACCAAG GCTTTTAAGGATGCTCACGTGGAAGCGGTGATGATCCTGGGCGAAGCCTTTGCTTCTACAGAGGCCTTTGACTTTGGCAGCCAGAGCACCACCCACCGCATCCAGAACCTCATACCCATCATGCTGCGCCACCGCCTCACGCCCCCCCCTGAGGAGACGTACTCACTCCACCGCAAGATGGCCGGCTCTTTCCTCATCTGCTCCAAGCTGAAGGCCCGCATACCCTGCAAGGACATGTTCCTGGACGTCTACAAGGCCTACACGCAGAAGCGGCAggcagagcagctgcagcaaGCCCGTGTCTGA
- the coq8b gene encoding atypical kinase COQ8B, mitochondrial isoform X2 encodes MLAEVLQVLRGAGKVGSALMLTQGEQLRLMACNSSLAAGVKAAQDAAEGAMAALFGTASQNSIKEDVFPDAEGWENMDPEEAAKWAVGSEFPPDPAEHNWTKPESTTRMHTGAHPDEQSPAGGSGWPRSSSRFLHSGTSLQRFYNSSRSVHNTVVTKLTPEDMKKAREAKQALVKPVRQKLSVHAKERKVPATRISRLVNFGGLAVGLGIGAIAEVAKQSLGGKQKGEGNALLDSAFLSEANAERIVNTLCKVRGAALKIGQMLSIQDNSFINPQLQKIFERVRQSADFMPTWQMTKVLEEELGPGWREKLASFEDKPFAAASIGQVHHGMLKDGREIAMKIQYPGVAESIQSDIDNLMSVLKMSVVLPEGLFADSSLEVLQRELAWECDYKREAECAKKFRSLLEGDPYFQVPEVIDELSGRRVLAMELVQGVPLDRCVDLDQETRNQICFQILQLCLRELFEFRFMQTDPNWSNFFYNSETNKVILLDFGACRSYPEFFTDDYIQVVYAASVGDRDTVLSKSKDLKFLTGLETKAFKDAHVEAVMILGEAFASTEAFDFGSQSTTHRIQNLIPIMLRHRLTPPPEETYSLHRKMAGSFLICSKLKARIPCKDMFLDVYKAYTQKRQAEQLQQARV; translated from the exons ATGCTGGCAGAGGTCCTGCAGGTGCTCCGCGGGGCGGGAAAGGTGGGCTCCGCTCTGATGCTGACCCAAGGGGAGCAGCTCCGCCTGATGGCGTGCAACTCCTCCCTGGCTGCAGGGGTCAAAGCTGCCCAGGACGCAGCCGAAGGCGCCATGGCCGCTTTGTTTGGCACCGCCAGCCAG AATTCCATTAAGGAGGATGTTTTTCCTGATGCTGAAGGCTGGGAAAACATGGATCCTGAGGAAGCGGCCAAATGGGCGGTTGGATCCGAGTTCCCTCCTGATCCTGCAGAACACAACTGGACCAAACCTGAGTCTACAACCAGGATGCACACAG GGGCTCATCCTGACGAGCAGTCACCGGCGGGGGGGTCAGGCTGGCCGCGCTCCTCCAGTCGCTTCTTGCACAGCGGCACCAGCCTGCAGAGGTTCTACAACAGTAGTCGGTCTGTGCATAACACGGTGGTGACCAAGCTGACGCCAGAGGACATGAAGAAAGCCAGAGAGGCGAAGCAGGCCCTAGTTAAACCGGTCAGACAGAAG CTGAGCGTCCACGCTAAAGAGAGGAAGGTCCCTGCAACGAGGATCAGCCGACTTGTTAATTTTGGCG GGCTTGCTGTTGGATTGGGAATTGGCGCCATTGCAGAAGTAGCAAAGCAGTCCttaggaggaaaacaaaaaggag AAGGGAATGCGTTATTGGACTCAGCCTTCCTGTCTGAAGCCAACGCCGAAAGGATTGTCAACACACTCTGTAAAGTTCGTGGAGCTGCGCTCAAAATAGGCCAGATGCTCAGCATACAAG ACAACTCCTTCATCAACCctcagctgcagaagatctttgaGAGGGTGCGGCAGAGCGCAGACTTTATGCCCACCTGGCAAATGACG AAGGTTCTGGAGGAGGAGCTCGGACCAGGCTGGAGAGAGAAGCTCGCGTCCTTTGAGGACAAACCTTTTGCTGCAGCTTCCATTGGCCAGGTGCATCACGGCATGTTGAAAGATGGACGAGAAATTGCCATGAAGATCCAG TACCCCGGAGTGGCAGAGAGCATCCAGAGCGACATAGACAATCTGATGTCGGTGCTGAAGATGAGCGTGGTTCTGCCAGAAG GTCTGTTTGCAGACAGTAGTCTGGAGGTCCTGCAGAGAGAGCTGGCCTGGGAGTGCGACTATAAGAGGGAAGCAGAATGTGCCAAGAAGTTCAG GTCCCTGCTGGAAGGAGACCCGTATTTCCAAGTCCCAGAGGTCATCGATGAGCTGTCGGGGCGCCGGGTTCTGGCCATGGAGCTAGTCCAAGGGGTTCCACTGGACCGCTGTGTGGATCTGGATCAGGAAACGAGGAACCAG ATCTGTTTCCAAATCCTTCAGCTGTGTCTGAGGGAGCTCTTCGAGTTCAGGTTCATGCAGACGGATCCAAACTGGTCCAACTTCTTCTACAATTCAGAAACAAACAAG GTCATTCTCTTAGACTTTGGAGCATGCAGAAGCTACCCAGAGTTCTTCACAGATGACTACATCCAG GTGGTGTATGCAGCCTCTGTTGGCGATCGGGACACTGTCCTCTCCAAATCCAAGGACCTGAAGTTCCTCACAGGTTTGGAGACCAAG GCTTTTAAGGATGCTCACGTGGAAGCGGTGATGATCCTGGGCGAAGCCTTTGCTTCTACAGAGGCCTTTGACTTTGGCAGCCAGAGCACCACCCACCGCATCCAGAACCTCATACCCATCATGCTGCGCCACCGCCTCACGCCCCCCCCTGAGGAGACGTACTCACTCCACCGCAAGATGGCCGGCTCTTTCCTCATCTGCTCCAAGCTGAAGGCCCGCATACCCTGCAAGGACATGTTCCTGGACGTCTACAAGGCCTACACGCAGAAGCGGCAggcagagcagctgcagcaaGCCCGTGTCTGA